One segment of Deinococcus metalli DNA contains the following:
- a CDS encoding NAD(P)/FAD-dependent oxidoreductase, whose protein sequence is MTPAVDVVVIGAGPAGLSAALTLGRSRRRVLLLDGGPPRNAPVGAAHGLLTRDGIRPDDLKARALADLAPYDVTVRHEPAREVALTPDGFRVRVGLAWVEARRLLFTTGVRDLLPNVAGMRERWGRGVYHCPYCDGWEHHDAALGVYGTGQTGHHLALTVRAWSDRVTLLCDGPSQLTPVQKSDLTRLDVTVREQPIRALTGPSGGPVCVTFHGAPPVALDAVFLSPEQEPGSPLAHALGCAVNDRGRVIVDELGQTSVPGVWAAGDMTGAPQYVVSAAAAGMQAATCINTSLIHEDVRAQGANFHKGHAAE, encoded by the coding sequence ATGACCCCGGCCGTCGATGTGGTCGTGATTGGCGCCGGCCCCGCCGGCCTGAGCGCCGCGCTGACGCTCGGCCGCTCGCGGCGCCGCGTCCTGCTGCTCGACGGTGGCCCGCCGCGCAACGCTCCGGTGGGCGCCGCGCACGGCCTGCTCACGCGCGACGGCATCCGGCCAGACGACCTCAAGGCCCGCGCGTTGGCCGACCTCGCGCCGTACGACGTGACGGTGCGCCACGAACCGGCCCGTGAGGTGGCCCTCACCCCGGACGGTTTCCGCGTCCGCGTCGGCCTGGCATGGGTGGAGGCCCGGCGGCTGCTGTTCACCACCGGCGTCCGCGACCTCCTGCCGAACGTGGCCGGCATGCGCGAGCGCTGGGGGCGCGGCGTGTACCACTGCCCCTACTGCGACGGCTGGGAACACCACGACGCGGCGCTGGGCGTGTACGGTACAGGTCAGACCGGGCACCACCTGGCCCTCACGGTGCGCGCGTGGTCGGACCGCGTGACGCTGCTGTGCGACGGTCCCAGCCAGCTCACGCCCGTGCAGAAGAGCGACCTCACGCGCCTGGACGTCACCGTCCGCGAGCAGCCGATCCGTGCCCTGACCGGCCCGTCGGGCGGCCCGGTGTGCGTGACCTTCCACGGCGCGCCGCCCGTGGCGCTCGACGCGGTGTTTCTCTCGCCCGAGCAGGAACCGGGCAGTCCGCTCGCCCACGCCCTGGGCTGCGCCGTCAACGACCGCGGCCGCGTGATCGTGGACGAGCTGGGACAGACCAGCGTGCCGGGCGTGTGGGCCGCTGGGGACATGACGGGCGCGCCGCAGTACGTGGTGAGCGCCGCGGCGGCGGGAATGCAGGCCGCCACGTGTATCAACACCAGCCTGATCCACGAGGATGTGCGGGCACAGGGCGCCAACTTCCACAAGGGTCACGCGGCGGAGTGA
- a CDS encoding HAD family hydrolase produces the protein MKAVLFDLDGTMHDRRATLCGWLAGHRRRFGLPDAYAARFIELDDHGYRPKAEVLPQLVQEFGLGHDQHALLADFEEHPDLARPMAHAATVLAALRARGVRVGVVTNGRAAMQARTLRACGLADLLDDVVISEAVGLSKPDPRLYTLALARLGVAAADAWFVGDSPRNDVWGPQQVGLRSAFLPTGHPLAGEEPDATLRDLRDVLTLP, from the coding sequence ATGAAGGCCGTGCTGTTCGATCTCGACGGCACCATGCACGACCGCCGCGCCACCCTGTGCGGGTGGCTGGCCGGCCACCGACGGCGCTTCGGCCTGCCGGACGCCTACGCCGCCCGCTTCATAGAGCTGGATGACCACGGATATCGCCCCAAGGCCGAGGTGCTGCCCCAGCTGGTGCAGGAGTTCGGGCTCGGACACGACCAACACGCGCTGCTGGCGGATTTCGAGGAGCATCCCGATCTGGCCCGGCCGATGGCACACGCGGCCACCGTCCTCGCCGCACTGCGGGCGCGGGGCGTGCGCGTCGGGGTGGTCACGAACGGCCGGGCGGCCATGCAGGCGAGGACGCTGCGCGCCTGCGGCCTCGCGGACCTGCTGGACGACGTGGTCATCAGCGAGGCCGTCGGCCTGAGCAAACCCGATCCGCGCCTGTACACGCTGGCCCTGGCCCGACTGGGCGTGGCCGCTGCCGACGCATGGTTCGTGGGCGACTCGCCCCGCAACGACGTGTGGGGGCCGCAGCAGGTGGGCCTGCGGTCAGCGTTCCTGCCGACTGGACATCCCCTGGCCGGAGAGGAGCCGGACGCGACGCTGCGCGACCTGCGCGACGTCCTCACGCTGCCGTGA
- the hrpB gene encoding ATP-dependent helicase HrpB — MPDVPDLPIAEVIPAVRAALGAHPRVVVQAPPGAGKSTALPLALLDEPWLAGQGALMLQPRRVAVRAVAARLAEGLGEDVGGVVGSRVRFESRVSARTRLEVVTEGILTRRLQRDPELRGVGLVILDEFHERSLNADLALALLREVQGALRDDLRVLVMSATLDPALPGRLDAPLVASEGRAYPVERRYLSADPAGRIEDAVARAVRRALEDDPGDILAFLPGVREIRGAHAQLSDVAAAVLPLYGDLPLAEQQRALRPDPGGRRKVILATSIAETSLTIDGVRVVVDGGLSRTQAFDPATGLTRMLTTRVTRDAATQRAGRAGRTAPGVAYRLWSERTHALLPAARPPEILEADLAPLTLELAQWGAPDPAALAWLDAPPRPRLGAARTLLRGLAALDDTGRITPEGTRLLEFPTHPRLAHALSTGHAAGLGALAADVAALLEERDPLPPGSGSDLTERVAALRAWRGRHGGRGDVAVLERIERLSRQWRRTLGVAPDDAAPDGWDVGTLIALAYPERVALAREAQPGRPSGRFLLAGGQGAALPEGDPLAAAPALAVAHLDARDAEARIYLAAPLDPVVLRERATWTDTVRWDARTGTLVARQERRLGALVLDERPLRDVPTDLRVAAVADAVRSEGLHLLTVPPDAAQLRARVGSLRAWHPDEPWPDLSDAALLATLEDWLGPALGRVRTLDDLARVDVRPGLHALLPWPLSRDLDERAPTHMTVPTGSSIRLAYRDDGEAPILAVKLQELFGLADTPTVDQGRRPVLLHLLSPAGRPVQVTQDLRSFWNSSYFEVRKDLRGRYPKHPWPDDPWSHRPMKGTTKRGV, encoded by the coding sequence GTGCCCGACGTCCCGGATCTGCCCATCGCCGAGGTCATCCCGGCCGTGCGCGCCGCGCTGGGCGCACACCCGCGGGTGGTCGTGCAGGCCCCGCCGGGCGCGGGCAAGAGCACGGCGCTGCCGCTGGCCCTGCTGGACGAGCCGTGGCTGGCCGGGCAGGGCGCCCTGATGCTGCAACCGCGCCGGGTGGCGGTGCGCGCCGTGGCCGCCCGCCTCGCCGAGGGGCTGGGCGAGGACGTGGGCGGCGTGGTGGGGTCGCGCGTGCGCTTCGAGTCGCGGGTGTCGGCCCGCACGCGCCTGGAAGTCGTGACCGAGGGCATCCTGACCCGGCGCCTGCAACGCGACCCGGAGCTGCGCGGCGTGGGCCTGGTGATCCTGGACGAGTTCCACGAGCGCAGCCTGAACGCGGACCTCGCCCTGGCCCTGCTGCGCGAGGTGCAGGGCGCGCTGCGGGATGACCTGCGGGTGCTGGTCATGAGCGCCACGCTCGACCCGGCCCTGCCCGGCCGGCTGGACGCCCCGCTGGTCGCCAGCGAGGGCCGCGCGTACCCGGTCGAGCGCCGCTACCTGAGCGCCGACCCGGCCGGCCGCATCGAGGACGCCGTGGCCCGCGCCGTCCGGCGGGCGCTGGAGGACGACCCCGGCGACATCCTGGCCTTCCTGCCGGGCGTGCGCGAGATCCGCGGCGCCCACGCGCAGCTGTCGGACGTCGCTGCGGCCGTGCTGCCCCTGTACGGCGACCTGCCGCTCGCGGAGCAGCAGCGGGCCCTGCGCCCGGACCCGGGCGGGCGCCGCAAGGTGATCCTGGCGACGTCCATCGCCGAGACGTCCCTTACCATCGACGGCGTGCGCGTGGTGGTGGACGGCGGGCTGAGCCGCACGCAGGCCTTCGATCCCGCCACCGGCCTGACCCGGATGCTCACCACCCGCGTCACGCGCGACGCCGCCACGCAGCGTGCCGGTCGCGCCGGCCGCACTGCGCCCGGGGTCGCGTACCGCCTGTGGAGCGAGCGGACGCACGCCCTGCTCCCCGCCGCGCGGCCGCCGGAAATCCTGGAGGCCGACCTCGCGCCGCTCACGCTGGAACTCGCGCAGTGGGGCGCGCCCGATCCGGCGGCCCTGGCGTGGCTGGACGCGCCGCCCCGCCCCCGGCTGGGCGCGGCCCGCACGCTGCTGCGGGGTCTGGCCGCGCTGGACGACACCGGACGGATCACGCCGGAGGGCACGCGGCTGCTGGAGTTCCCCACCCACCCCCGGCTGGCCCACGCGCTGTCGACCGGCCACGCGGCCGGGCTGGGCGCGCTGGCTGCCGACGTGGCCGCGCTGCTGGAGGAACGCGATCCCCTGCCCCCCGGCAGCGGCAGCGACCTCACCGAGCGGGTGGCCGCCCTGCGCGCGTGGCGGGGCCGGCATGGCGGCAGGGGAGACGTGGCTGTGCTGGAGAGGATCGAGCGGCTGTCGCGGCAGTGGCGCCGGACGCTCGGCGTGGCTCCGGACGACGCCGCGCCGGACGGCTGGGACGTCGGCACACTGATCGCGCTCGCGTACCCGGAGCGCGTGGCCCTGGCGCGCGAGGCGCAGCCGGGACGACCGTCCGGCCGGTTCCTGCTGGCCGGAGGGCAGGGCGCCGCGCTGCCCGAGGGCGACCCGCTGGCCGCGGCCCCGGCACTGGCGGTGGCGCACCTGGACGCCCGCGACGCCGAGGCGCGTATCTACCTGGCGGCGCCGCTCGACCCGGTGGTCCTGCGCGAGCGCGCCACGTGGACCGACACCGTGCGCTGGGACGCCCGCACCGGCACGCTGGTCGCGCGGCAGGAACGCCGGCTGGGCGCGCTGGTGCTGGATGAGCGCCCGCTGCGGGACGTGCCCACGGACCTGCGGGTGGCCGCCGTGGCGGACGCGGTCCGGAGTGAGGGCCTGCACCTCCTGACTGTCCCGCCCGACGCGGCGCAGCTCCGTGCCCGGGTGGGCTCGCTGCGGGCGTGGCATCCGGACGAGCCCTGGCCCGACCTGTCCGACGCCGCGCTCCTGGCCACCCTGGAGGACTGGCTGGGGCCAGCGCTGGGCCGGGTGCGCACCCTCGACGACCTCGCCCGGGTGGACGTCCGGCCCGGCCTGCACGCGCTGCTGCCGTGGCCTCTAAGCCGGGACCTCGACGAGCGGGCGCCCACGCACATGACCGTCCCGACGGGCAGTTCCATCCGGCTGGCGTACCGCGACGACGGCGAGGCCCCGATCCTGGCGGTGAAGTTGCAGGAACTTTTCGGGCTGGCCGACACGCCCACCGTCGACCAGGGCCGGCGCCCCGTGCTGCTGCACCTGCTGTCGCCCGCAGGCCGTCCGGTGCAGGTCACGCAGGACCTGCGGTCGTTCTGGAATTCCTCGTACTTCGAGGTCCGCAAGGACCTGCGCGGCCGCTACCCGAAGCACCCGTGGCCCGACGATCCGTGGTCGCACCGGCCCATGAAGGGCACCACGAAGCGGGGCGTGTGA
- a CDS encoding methyltransferase domain-containing protein has protein sequence MTWNPEQYHRFQAARSAPAHDLQAMIPDRAYRRVIDLGCGTGEQTLDLARRFPDARVTGLDSSAEMLARAPTEQPTNLDFKHGDIAALDGTYDLMYSNAALQWLPDHPGLLARLWTHLEPGGVLAVQVPANHDHATHRLLTDTAQDFAADLGGFTRFGTAQGASPVLTPAAYAETLDALGAEDITAISKVYPVVLPGADGLIEWTRGTALVPYLSRLDDATAARFLDAYRARLSAVFPGERVYYAFTRVLFVARRPHSSRV, from the coding sequence ATGACGTGGAATCCGGAGCAGTACCACCGCTTCCAGGCGGCCCGCAGCGCGCCCGCCCACGACCTCCAGGCCATGATTCCGGACCGCGCGTACCGCCGCGTGATCGACCTAGGCTGCGGCACCGGCGAGCAGACCCTGGACCTCGCCCGGCGCTTCCCGGACGCGCGGGTGACGGGCCTGGACAGCAGCGCCGAGATGCTGGCCCGCGCGCCGACCGAGCAGCCTACAAACCTGGACTTCAAGCACGGCGACATCGCCGCGCTGGACGGCACCTATGACCTGATGTACTCGAACGCCGCGCTGCAATGGCTGCCGGACCACCCCGGGCTGCTGGCCCGGCTGTGGACGCACTTGGAACCGGGCGGCGTGCTGGCCGTGCAGGTGCCCGCCAACCACGACCACGCCACCCACCGCCTGCTGACCGACACCGCGCAGGACTTCGCGGCGGACCTCGGCGGCTTCACGCGCTTCGGCACGGCGCAGGGCGCGTCGCCGGTCCTCACGCCGGCCGCGTACGCCGAGACCCTTGACGCGCTGGGGGCGGAGGACATCACTGCGATCAGCAAGGTCTACCCGGTCGTCCTGCCGGGTGCGGACGGCCTGATCGAGTGGACGCGCGGCACCGCGCTGGTGCCGTACCTGTCGCGCCTGGACGACGCCACGGCCGCCCGATTCCTCGACGCGTACCGCGCCCGCCTGAGCGCCGTGTTCCCCGGCGAGCGCGTGTACTACGCGTTCACGCGCGTCCTGTTCGTGGCGCGGCGGCCACACTCAAGCCGCGTGTGA
- the ddrA gene encoding single-stranded DNA-binding protein DdrA: MKLSDVQKRLQAPFPAHVVSWKPGVISKDRKRALMLAHIDARAVQDRLDAICPDAWNFEVEVVQGTRLPTVKGRLTILGVTREDIGEAPEGDLGTLKAASSDALKRCAVHFGIGRYLYDLPKQWADWDDAKRSPSQTPELPDWARPDHERTPGGAHLVQAMEQLRYELPEDLDLQREVYKHLKAALSSLHPEPGNGHGRAA; the protein is encoded by the coding sequence ATGAAGCTGAGCGATGTCCAGAAACGACTCCAGGCCCCCTTTCCGGCGCACGTGGTCAGCTGGAAGCCCGGCGTGATCAGCAAGGACCGCAAACGCGCCCTGATGCTCGCGCACATCGACGCCCGCGCCGTGCAGGACCGCCTCGACGCGATCTGCCCCGACGCGTGGAACTTCGAGGTGGAGGTCGTGCAGGGCACCCGCCTTCCCACCGTCAAGGGCCGCCTGACCATCCTGGGCGTGACCCGCGAGGACATCGGCGAGGCTCCGGAAGGCGACCTGGGCACCCTCAAGGCCGCCAGCAGCGACGCCCTGAAGCGCTGCGCGGTGCACTTCGGCATCGGGCGCTACCTGTACGACCTGCCCAAGCAGTGGGCCGACTGGGACGATGCCAAGCGGTCGCCCTCCCAGACCCCGGAACTGCCCGACTGGGCCCGCCCGGACCACGAGCGCACGCCCGGCGGCGCGCACCTCGTCCAGGCGATGGAACAGCTGCGCTACGAGCTGCCGGAAGACCTCGACCTGCAGCGTGAGGTCTACAAGCACCTGAAGGCCGCCCTGAGCAGCCTGCACCCCGAACCCGGCAACGGCCACGGGCGGGCGGCGTGA
- a CDS encoding S8 family peptidase, whose translation MKDIRIAAGTLIATLLLAACGQSPTADTGAADADRAHTQAPLLGTGNPEAIPGQYIVVMSQGAGSTLSAQSSSSLIQSLGLDPQGVTIGHLYSQTIHGFSAKLSTQNLAILRGNADVKYIEQDAAVHADATQTGATWGIDRIDQRSLPLDSSYTYTTTASTVTAYIIDTGIRTTHSQFAGRAVWGTNQTGDGQNTDCNGHGTHVAGTVGGSTYGVAKSVKLVAVKVLDCSGSGTNSGVIAGINWAAANRSGPAVANMSLGGGASQAVDDAVTSATNSGLVMAVAAGNDNANACNYSPARAPSAITVGATTRTDSRDTSYSNYGSCVDIFAPGTGITSSWITSDTATNTISGTSMATPHVAGAVALILAANPGYTVSQVTSALKSAGTSGVLASVGTGSPNLLLYTGTGGTTTPPSGTTTYTGSVSSRTSSFKPSSSGFTYAGGTLKGALSGPSGTDFDLYLSKLVNGTWTDVAASEGSTSTENISYSAGSGTYRWEVYAYSGSGSYTLVETK comes from the coding sequence ATGAAGGATATTCGTATTGCCGCTGGCACCCTGATCGCCACCCTGCTGCTCGCCGCGTGCGGTCAGTCGCCCACGGCGGACACCGGCGCTGCCGACGCGGACCGGGCCCACACGCAGGCCCCGCTGCTGGGCACCGGCAACCCCGAGGCGATTCCCGGCCAGTACATCGTGGTGATGAGTCAGGGCGCGGGCAGCACGCTCAGTGCCCAGTCCAGCAGCTCGCTGATCCAGTCGCTGGGCCTCGATCCACAGGGCGTGACCATCGGGCACCTGTACTCCCAGACCATCCACGGGTTCTCGGCCAAGCTCAGCACGCAGAACCTCGCCATCCTGCGCGGCAACGCCGACGTGAAGTACATCGAGCAGGACGCCGCCGTCCACGCCGACGCCACCCAGACCGGCGCGACGTGGGGCATCGACCGCATCGACCAGCGCTCCCTGCCGCTGGATTCCAGCTACACCTACACCACGACGGCCAGCACCGTCACGGCTTACATCATCGACACCGGCATCCGCACCACGCACAGCCAGTTCGCAGGCCGCGCCGTGTGGGGCACCAATCAGACCGGCGACGGCCAGAACACCGACTGCAACGGGCACGGCACGCACGTGGCCGGCACCGTGGGCGGCAGCACCTACGGCGTCGCCAAGAGCGTGAAGCTGGTGGCTGTCAAGGTGCTCGACTGCTCGGGCAGCGGCACGAACTCCGGCGTGATCGCCGGGATCAACTGGGCTGCAGCCAACCGCAGCGGCCCGGCCGTGGCGAACATGAGCCTGGGCGGCGGGGCCAGCCAGGCGGTAGACGACGCCGTGACCAGCGCCACGAACTCCGGCCTGGTGATGGCCGTGGCCGCCGGTAACGACAACGCCAACGCGTGCAACTACTCCCCGGCCCGCGCGCCCAGCGCGATCACGGTCGGGGCGACCACCAGGACCGACAGCCGCGACACGTCGTACTCGAACTACGGGTCGTGCGTGGACATCTTCGCGCCCGGCACCGGCATCACGTCCAGTTGGATCACCAGCGACACGGCCACCAACACCATCAGCGGCACCAGCATGGCCACGCCGCACGTGGCGGGCGCGGTGGCCCTGATCCTGGCCGCGAACCCCGGCTACACCGTCTCGCAGGTGACCAGCGCCCTGAAGTCGGCCGGCACCAGCGGCGTGCTCGCCAGCGTCGGCACCGGCAGCCCGAACCTGCTGCTGTACACCGGCACCGGCGGCACCACCACGCCGCCCAGCGGCACCACCACGTACACCGGTTCGGTCAGCTCCCGCACCAGCTCGTTCAAGCCGTCCTCCAGCGGCTTCACGTACGCCGGCGGCACCCTCAAGGGCGCGCTGAGCGGACCGAGCGGCACGGACTTCGATCTGTACCTGTCCAAACTGGTGAACGGCACGTGGACCGACGTGGCCGCCAGCGAGGGCTCGACCTCGACCGAGAACATCTCGTACTCGGCGGGCAGCGGCACGTACCGCTGGGAGGTCTACGCGTACTCGGGCAGCGGCAGCTACACCCTGGTCGAGACGAAGTAA
- the hisB gene encoding imidazoleglycerol-phosphate dehydratase HisB has protein sequence MSRTATLTRTTSETDITVRLDLDRPAHDAPATGHGFFDHMLDALARHSRMGVSVRATGDLHIEPHHLIEDTGITLGQALTQALGDRRGIERYGSAFVPMDETLAHVVVDLSGRAHLAFEPETLDVWGTAGGMTHYHLREFLRGLCNHGGVTLHVRVLAGREAHHVIEAVVKALARALRDAVRITSDDLPSTKGSL, from the coding sequence ATGAGCCGCACGGCCACCCTGACCCGCACGACCAGCGAGACGGACATCACGGTCCGCCTCGACCTTGACCGCCCGGCCCACGACGCGCCCGCCACCGGGCACGGCTTCTTCGACCACATGCTCGACGCGCTGGCCCGCCACTCGCGGATGGGCGTGAGCGTCCGCGCCACCGGTGACCTGCACATCGAACCGCACCACCTCATCGAGGACACCGGCATCACCCTCGGGCAGGCGCTGACGCAGGCGCTCGGCGACCGCAGGGGCATCGAGCGGTACGGCAGCGCCTTCGTGCCCATGGACGAGACCCTGGCGCACGTCGTCGTGGACCTGTCGGGCCGTGCCCACCTGGCCTTCGAACCCGAGACGCTGGACGTGTGGGGCACGGCAGGCGGCATGACGCACTACCACCTGCGCGAATTCCTGCGCGGACTGTGCAACCACGGCGGCGTCACCCTGCACGTGCGCGTGCTGGCCGGGCGCGAGGCGCACCACGTGATCGAGGCGGTCGTGAAGGCCCTGGCGCGCGCCCTGCGGGACGCCGTGCGGATCACCTCGGACGACCTGCCCAGCACCAAGGGGTCGCTGTGA
- the hisH gene encoding imidazole glycerol phosphate synthase subunit HisH has product MSAGVLLLDYGAGNVRSAAKALERAGMDVRVSAQPADVAHADAVVVPGQGHFRQVMEAFDTSGFHGPVMDAARAGTPLLGICVGMQMLLDGSEEAPGVPGLGLVPGTVRRFEVAPGHKVPQMGWNGLELRGDSPLLRGLDADAYAYFVHSYYVPADVPVDDGALAHYGVPFWAAFSRGNLHATQFHPEKSGAVGLGILDRFRRHVLG; this is encoded by the coding sequence GTGAGCGCCGGCGTGCTGCTGCTCGACTACGGCGCGGGGAACGTCCGCAGCGCGGCCAAGGCCCTGGAGCGCGCCGGCATGGACGTGCGGGTCAGCGCGCAGCCGGCCGACGTGGCGCACGCCGACGCCGTGGTGGTGCCGGGCCAGGGGCACTTCCGGCAGGTGATGGAGGCCTTCGATACCAGCGGCTTCCACGGCCCGGTCATGGATGCCGCGCGCGCCGGCACCCCGCTGCTGGGCATCTGCGTGGGCATGCAGATGCTGCTGGATGGCTCGGAGGAGGCGCCGGGTGTCCCCGGCCTGGGCCTGGTGCCCGGCACCGTCCGGCGCTTCGAGGTCGCGCCGGGCCACAAGGTGCCGCAGATGGGCTGGAACGGCCTGGAGCTGCGCGGCGACTCCCCGCTGCTGCGCGGCCTGGACGCGGACGCCTACGCCTACTTCGTGCACTCGTACTACGTGCCGGCGGACGTGCCGGTCGACGACGGCGCGCTGGCGCACTACGGCGTGCCGTTCTGGGCGGCCTTCAGCCGCGGGAACCTGCACGCCACGCAGTTCCACCCCGAGAAGAGCGGCGCGGTCGGGCTGGGCATCCTGGACCGCTTCCGGCGGCACGTGCTGGGGTAA
- a CDS encoding branched-chain amino acid aminotransferase — protein sequence MTQTHATPPADIDWSTLGFSYIRTDFRYLSHWRDGAWDAGTLTRDNVLHISEGSTALHYGQQCFEGLKAYRCADGTVNLFRPDQNAARMQRSCERLLMPAPNTEAFIEACRQVVKANERFIPPYGTGGSLYLRPFVIGVGDNIGVRSAPEFIFSVFCIPVGPYFKGGLSPMNFITSLYDRAAPHGTGAAKVGGNYAASLLPGQEAKERHFADAIYLDPETHTKIEEVGSANLFAITQDGRTFVTPKSPSILPSITKYSLLHIAEHRLGLDVVEGDVFIDGLDAYAEAGACGTAAVITPIGGIQHGDTFHVFHSETEAGPVTKRLYDELVGIQFGDREAPEGWIVKV from the coding sequence ATGACCCAGACCCACGCCACCCCTCCTGCCGACATCGACTGGTCGACCCTCGGGTTCAGCTACATCCGCACGGATTTCCGGTACCTGTCGCACTGGCGTGACGGCGCGTGGGACGCCGGCACCCTGACGCGCGACAACGTCCTGCACATCTCCGAGGGCTCGACCGCGCTGCACTACGGCCAGCAGTGCTTCGAGGGGCTCAAGGCCTACCGCTGCGCGGACGGCACCGTCAACCTGTTCCGGCCGGACCAGAACGCCGCGCGCATGCAGCGCTCGTGCGAGCGCCTGCTGATGCCGGCGCCGAACACCGAGGCCTTCATCGAGGCGTGCCGGCAGGTCGTGAAGGCCAACGAGCGGTTCATCCCGCCGTACGGCACCGGCGGCAGCCTGTACCTGCGGCCCTTCGTGATCGGTGTAGGCGACAACATCGGAGTCCGCAGCGCGCCGGAGTTCATCTTCAGCGTGTTCTGCATCCCGGTCGGCCCGTACTTCAAGGGCGGCCTGAGCCCCATGAACTTCATCACGTCGCTGTACGACCGCGCCGCGCCGCACGGCACCGGCGCCGCGAAGGTTGGCGGGAACTACGCGGCGAGCCTGCTGCCCGGCCAGGAAGCCAAGGAGCGGCACTTCGCCGACGCGATCTACCTCGACCCGGAAACGCACACCAAGATCGAGGAGGTCGGCAGCGCGAACCTCTTCGCAATCACGCAGGACGGCCGCACCTTCGTGACGCCCAAGTCCCCCAGCATCCTGCCCAGCATCACCAAGTACAGCCTGCTGCACATCGCCGAGCATCGACTGGGCCTGGACGTCGTCGAGGGCGACGTCTTCATTGACGGCCTGGACGCGTACGCCGAGGCCGGCGCGTGCGGCACGGCGGCCGTCATCACGCCCATCGGCGGCATCCAGCACGGCGACACCTTCCACGTGTTCCATTCCGAGACCGAGGCCGGTCCGGTGACCAAGCGCCTGTACGACGAACTCGTCGGCATCCAGTTCGGTGACCGCGAGGCGCCGGAGGGCTGGATCGTCAAGGTCTGA